The following is a genomic window from Candidatus Syntrophosphaera sp..
CAGGGTGGATTTGCCGATGCCCGGTTCTCCGCCGATCAGCACCAGCATTCCGCTCACGATCCCGCCTCCGATCACCAGGTCGAATTCCCTGATGTTGGTGGGCCAGCGGGAAACTTCGGAATATTTGAGGTCTTTGATCCGCTCCGGTTTGGGCGCTGTGATGTCCGCCGGGCCGCCTTTGCCGGCTTTGCCGGTTACCCGGCTGCTTTCCCTGAGCGTGCCCCAGCTCCCGCAGGAAGGGCATTTGCCGCTCCATTTGGTGGTCTCATAGCCGCAATCGGCGCAAAAAAACAGGGTTGCCATATTTTTTTCCTCTCTTTGTGGCAATATTTCCACAGCCGCCAAACTGGCAAGGTTTTTTTCCTGCCTTGATTTGGCGGTATCTCAGGTAATTTCCTTTAATCCGTAACCATCGTTGGGGAGAAACTTTTTCTTGCCTTTCCAATTGGATGCATTATTATTGAATTCAGAGGTACATCGATCATGAGGCCAAGCATCATTGTTTTCGGAACACCAACTTGTTCTTGGTGCAGAAAAGTTAAAGATTATCTCAAAGCAAAGGGATTCGCGTTTAAATACATTGATGTTTCAAGCGATGAAAAGTCGCTGCGGGACATGCAACGCAAAACGGGGCAGCTTGGCGTGCCGCAGATCTGGATAGATAACACCGCGGTGGTGGGCTTCGATCGTGCCAAGATCGACCGGCTGCTGCAAATACAATAGATAAGGAGAACATCATGAAAGTTACCGCTGAGAACTTTCACAACCTGATCACAAGGCTTCAGGTTGTCCTGAGCGAAATCGACTACGCGCAAAAAGCGTGTCTGCAGGCTGGAAAAATGGAATGCCAACTTCTCAACCACCTGTTTATGGTGAAAACCCCCGTGAACATGAACGAACTGGCCAAGGTGCTCTCTGTCTCGCACAGCCGCATCACCAGGATCATGGACAACCTCGTCAGCAAGAAGCTGGTGCAGCGCAAGCCCTCTGAAAAGGACCGCCGCTGTTGGTTCGCCATCATCACGGAAAAGGGCAAGAAACTGGCCGAGAACAGCCAGCAGACTGTGGTTGACCAGCAGAAGAAGATCATGGCCCAGATCCCCGAAAAGGATATCGAAGCAATCCACAAGGCCCTGAAGACCTACGTCGAGAAGTACGAGAACGTCCTCAAGTCCACCATCGTGGAGATCTGATGAGCGCAAAGACCACGATGAAATGGACCGGGGGTTTGGCCTTCGATACCGAGGTCAACGGACACCATCTGATCATGGATGTCGATCCCCAGTCGGGCGGAAAAGACCTGGGCCCGCGGCCCAAGCCACTCCTGTTGGCCGCTTTGAGCGGCTGTTCGGGAATGGACGTGGTCTCCATCCTGGAAAAGATGCGCATCCAAAACTACCAATTCCAGGTTGACGTGGAAGCGGATTCCACCACCGACCATCCCATCCATTACCATACCATCCGCGTGTTTTTCCGGTTTACCGGCGATAACCTGCCTCCGGATAAGGTCGTCAAAGCTGTTGAACTCTCCCTTGAGCGTTACTGCGGTGTCCACGCCATGCTCAAAAAGGCTGCCAACATCACGCACAAAGTATTCATTAACGAAGAAGAGGTACAACAGTGAAAATATTGACGATTCTGATCATGCTGTCCGCGTTCACCTTCCTGGGCTGCGTGCCGCGGGAAAACGCGCGCGGCGGCGATACTGCTGAAACAGATGTCCAAACCCCGGATCAGGCTGGCACTGCCGAAGCAAGCAACTATGCGGAAGGCTCCTGGATCACGGATTACAGCCAGGCCCTGGCCAGCGCGGCCAATCTCAACCGCCA
Proteins encoded in this region:
- a CDS encoding glutathione S-transferase N-terminal domain-containing protein — its product is MRPSIIVFGTPTCSWCRKVKDYLKAKGFAFKYIDVSSDEKSLRDMQRKTGQLGVPQIWIDNTAVVGFDRAKIDRLLQIQ
- a CDS encoding MarR family transcriptional regulator, producing the protein MKVTAENFHNLITRLQVVLSEIDYAQKACLQAGKMECQLLNHLFMVKTPVNMNELAKVLSVSHSRITRIMDNLVSKKLVQRKPSEKDRRCWFAIITEKGKKLAENSQQTVVDQQKKIMAQIPEKDIEAIHKALKTYVEKYENVLKSTIVEI
- a CDS encoding OsmC family protein — protein: MSAKTTMKWTGGLAFDTEVNGHHLIMDVDPQSGGKDLGPRPKPLLLAALSGCSGMDVVSILEKMRIQNYQFQVDVEADSTTDHPIHYHTIRVFFRFTGDNLPPDKVVKAVELSLERYCGVHAMLKKAANITHKVFINEEEVQQ